CGGAGAAGTTCCATTACAGAGTCTTTAATTTTTCGCCAACTCAAAAAAACCGTTGGAAAAATGTGATCCTCCCGTCATGGTATCTAACCCACTTCAACGGGTTCGGACCGTCATCTGGACAAACACTTTGCACATCCATCTCACTCGCACACGGGGCGCCTCGTAGGGTGGCGCCAACGTTCGGCCGCATAATCCTTCTCTCTCCGAAGTAAGTGGAACTCGGCGAGTCACAAACGGGGAGGCCATTCAAATCGGCGCTCGCGGGACACGCACAACCGCGATTGTCGCACGCCTCGgctgcgcgtgtgttggtgatcGCGGTTCCGCGAAACACGTTGACTGGTTCTGTTTTCGGAAAGGGGGCTGCAGAGTGGGGGATCGTGCGAGGGGCCAAAGTGCGCCACGACTACCCACTGGGGgatcgagagagcgagaaccgagagagcgcgagcgcgaacCGTCGTCGTGAAGCAAAAGCAATCCACACTCACCCGTTTACTCTCATTCATTTCTCGACCCTTCCACCAGGCGATGGTCATAACCAAGTGCGCGTCGGACAGTTGTGCACCCAGATCGGAACACTAAACATGGCCGTGGCCTACCGGACGAAGATTACGTTCTCGCCCACGCAAACCGGACGCGACAACACGATCATGCTGAAGAGCGATCACTTCCTGAAGGATCTCAGCCCGAAGCACGTACGCTACAACTACAACAAAAAGAAGTAAGTAACGCGGCGAACTActcaaaacaatcgaacgggAATCGACAACAAGTGATCGGAGTGTGACGacaaacggcagcagcagtgaccGTGTGGACACATTTGAAACGTgaaaaaaacccaccgaaaatCCGGCGGCAACCGAGAGAGTGCCGTCCCCCATCTGCCGTCGGAATAGTTGCTGATTCATGCATTTAGCTGGTATCCACGGCGTGCGGCCTGCATTTGCGTCACGTTCCCAGCGCGAGACGATCACGAAGACATCCGGTGGTCGTGAGGAGGAATGACAATCAAGCCCCTcgatcctcatcatcatcatctgtcgGCTCTCTAACGCTGATGGGTGTCATATTTTGTGTGTGAAGTTTTAAATTATGCCCCGTCACCAGTCACCGACAGGGTGGCATtcccacacgcacgcacgcacgcacacactggtTTTGGCGCGCATTCCTCGCACCCTTTCGGTGGACATCACCTGAATGCGACAGGGAGCGAGTGGGGCCGAAAAGAAGAGTTAACCACTAGGTGTGGTAGTGTGTGTGGTTGGAATGTTGTAGTCCGCGGAAGAGCTGCATTTGCGGCGGTTGGGAACCACGGAATGCGTTTGATTGTGTCTTCGTCGGATTTGTGGATGATTTGTGTGATCGTGTGGACCCCTCCGGGTGATGGCGGATGTGGAGAAGAAGTGAGTGCGTCCCCTCGGGGTACCGTTAGCTGCATCGAGCTGTCGGCAGATGGAgctgttgatgttgaaaaTCACCAACTTAAGATTCGCTTGCCCCCGATCAAAGGAGGCGGCAGGTGTAGAGGCGCGAAGCGAAACCattagcaacaacaacaacaacggtgctGTGGATGCTGAGCATCGTTCACGGGGCCCTGTTCGAAGGACGAAAAGTGTGGATTTTTACATTTCAAATGACGGGGCAGCATCGAGAGTGTGACATTGGGACCTTCGTGCGGCGCCGTGGAGTGCGTGGCACAGCCCGTCGGATGGAGAAATCAACCGGTTTGATTCGGAGTTTTTAATCGCAACGCGCTTGTTGCGTTGGCAACGCTGTGAAGGTTTTTGCGTTCCCCCCACTTTTGGCAAGCAAGCAGTTCCaacatggcggcggcggcagtctGAATTGTGCACTATGGATACCCGCTTGGAAACGGAACCGCCGATACCGAATCGGCACAGCAGAGAAGATCCCCGCCGGTGTCACTTTCCGATTAGCCGCaaaggaaatggaaagttGTGTGCTATCAACAGCGCAGCACCGTCTTGTACGTGAGTCGGTATTGAATCCGTTTTGTGATGTAAACCTGAAGAAGTAATGCAGCTTGGTGTCACAAGGTGTTGGGTGTCCTGAGGCAGAACGATCTCGCAACTCATTCGAGCAGAATTGCAGCAATAAATCTCGCTACTCGAGCCCTAATCCTTCAGATAACCTGATAACCTCAGATATGAGAACCTCAGTGGCGTCCGCAATCCAGATTGAGATTAGCAGCCCCGTGCAGTGCTACAAGTCGTTACGACTTGAGTCGAATTTCACTTCAGGAAGTAACGGCACCTGAAGTACTTACGTTCTCTAGTAGCAAAGAAGGGGACCGATCACTAGAGGGAAGGCGCTCCTCGAAGGTCGTGAGGGTAAAAGCACTGCTGGGAAAGGGAACGCAGCATATCGGCTCCTATCGGTCGCTGCCACAATGTCATCATCTTAAAAAGTGGAAATGGTGCAACAGAAAAACTGCAGCAGCCTACAGCCAGCAAGTACTGACCGACGATAACCGGATTGTGTTGTCCTGGCGGCTCTGTTGGCCCGCCGACCGTGTGTTATGTTTCTCCGACGAGATTACAGCCAGGTTCGCCTGGAAGGGAGCGCATAATCACGCGGAGCCTCGGAGGCCAACGTGGGGTGGGCCACACTCTATTCCTATCTTTTGCAACGTAAGCTTTAGATAGGAGACTTttgcgaagcaaaaaaaaatgctgaaaGATAATGAACTGGCCAGGTTTGCAATCACCAAGTTTGTTACAAAATCTGCTGTTTAAAGCCCTACCGATCGGAGGTCATCGATCGCACACCGAATAGGATCGCTGATGGTCTCTAAAGCACCACCAACGTTATTTTCGCCTCGGAGCGAAATTGCATCCCCTTCAGCGCGGGCTCTCACCGTAGGATCGCCATTAAATGGAATGTGGAACATAATTTATCACCTCCAGCCCACGGATGAGTGGGCTCCAGTTTGTGCGCCTTGCCGCGTTGTCCGGAGTGGAtggagaaaatcaattccacGTCGCCTCGCCGCCATCCTGCTGCGTTGACCTCCACACCACGCAGAAGTGCACCGTTCCACTGAGCACGACAGGCTTCCGTAGGGTTTCCAGCAGCCAATCAAGAGTCTAGCGACACGGCCAGCGATTCGTATCCGTGGGTAGATTCATTCATAAACCACACGATCGCCTAACAGACCAACAGCGAAGAAGTGTGGGAGACAACACACCTCCTTGCGCGAGAGTTCCCTAGCGTCGGGGGCCCTTATGTGGGCGATGAAGCTGTTGGCTGGCGCGGTTCCCCTGGGGCCCTTTCAAGACCGGTGTCTGCCCGTTGTGTAGGTTTCGGGTCCTCCTCTCTCTTTTCTGTCAACCGATGATCGATATTTCCTTTATTAAAAACCATAACCAGGCTTGCCTGTCTGCCTTTCGAATGCTGGCAGGACACTGGCGTCGATCTGCAGCCTTTATTAATGGTTGGAGgcggaaaaaagtgaaataacGTTACGAACGGCATCCAGACCTAATCTGTCTCTGCAAGCGACGCGATATTGGCGCCCACACGAATACCACCACCAGTCCACTTGACTTACCACGTTCGTTAATTGATGGAGCCGGCTGCGGATCAGGCGGCAGAGCGACCAACCGGTCCCGCATGACTTTTTATGGTCGGAAGGCAGTTGCTCATCGGAACCAACCGACCAATCACTGGAAACAGTGGCTGCTCTTGGATTACTGGAGACATTTAAGCAGCAAGCTGTTGTCCGGTCGCCAACGCGCCCTCCAGAAGTAAAAGGTCCAATCGGCAAATACCGTAGCCGGTGGCAGTCTTTTTCTTGCACATCATGGTTTCCCTCTTATCAGTTTTTTATACAGACAATTAAGTTTCGCTAACCAACAAACGACTGATAGTAGAATCACTTAGCTAATGTGTGTTCGCTTTGATCGGTCCTTTATTTGCAGTGATAAAAAGATAATCGATTTGGACAAACCGATGCGATGTGGTGCCTTCGTCGATCCGTCCCGGGTAAAGAAGTACACCGAGGACGATTACATACTGCCAGAAACGCCACCGTTCAGCTGGTTGCTGCCGAAACCACGCGACGAGAACGGCGAGGATCGAATTTCGCTCCACTCGCCGACGAACGTGGTGGACGCGGAGAACTGTTCCGGCAACGCCAACAATCTCATCAACAACCTCCAGAACCAgagcaacaataacaacaacaatatcCAACAGCCCCAGGGCAAGGGTTCGTACGAGGCGGGGCCGTGTGCAGCCGGTCCGATGCACTTCCGGCTGTCGCAGTCGCCCAAAAGTAACGCCGGCAGCGGAGAATCAACGGTGGGACCGCTGGCACCGTCCAGTATCGGAATGTCAGTCCCGGcgagtaccaccaccaccaccgggacctCTCCACCGCTCGGTTCACTCGGGGCCGATAGTGGACTGCGACGCTCATCCCGCTGGTCGATCCGGCGCGATCCGTCCGAGGACGAACGGATGCTGAAGGAGCTACACTTTGCATTTGCCGAATCGACAGCCCAGGGCgagttggcaaagtttttgcGCGAATGCCAAAATGCGCCCACGCTGCAGGAGTTTGATATGATGCGCTCGAGCGGCGGCGATACCGTTACCGATGCGACGATCGACGGCAGCCGGATACTGACCGAAGCCGACACCTGCTGTGAGCCCTGCGAGCGGaggatcgacgacgacgataacgacgacgacgacgacgatgccatCAATGACCTCACGCGCCAGCTCGAGCAGTTCGAAACTTCGCTACCGGAGTACGAGTACCTCGTGTCATCGCTTTGCCAAACGGTGGACAGCAATTCGAACAGCTAAATGCATGGCGGCGGCCAAGAATCCGACCGCCCGAGGGTGGCGAGtttattgttaatttttcGAGAGAGCACACACTTCTGTACTCCTGTGTCGACTGATATATATTTTTTGATGATATTCATCTCCACattacacacacacagtgcGCACACATAAAACACtgagaaaaccacaaacacaaccacAGAGCAGTAGGAAAGACAAGACGGCGGATGTTGCGAGCGACAGAAGGAACAGGAAACGATAGGTCCAAAGGACGGCACTGCtagggaacggaacgggacgaTTGTACTAATGTTTCAATGTGCCCGTTTCGAGAGGaggttgtgtgtgttttgttgcagAGTCCTTGCCTTTTGAGCCATCATAATCtacgtgttttttttactatttcgGGCAGCCCAATGGCTGCAGCGAATGAGAAGCGGCTTTGAAGAAAATGTTCCTTATTGTGTGCgcggggcagcagcagcagtgtgtcAGAACGCCCGTCGAATGATTAGCAAAATAAGTTCAATCGTCCCCAGGGGTCCCTTATTTTCTACATATTTATGCATTGAATCCAAATTAATCCAAAGTATATTCTTCCCCGCCATATACTAGTGAAGCTTTTGTTCGCTTGAAGAAGATGCTGCTTTCGCCGGCGCATTGCATTGGTGGTCATTTACCGACTGACATTGGCTTTAATATTGTTCGATTGCTTTAAGCGCAACTGAGGAGGAAGTAGATGGATGGCGAAGGATTGTTGAAACGGAGGAGTGATCACAAACGTAGCTAGGCTCTTTACGCTCACCACGGAACTGTTTTCCGGCCACCCCATTGTAAAGCCCCGCCGCTAGCGTCGTGTTTGTAAATAGTACAACATTTGTTATAGGCTTAAAATCATCGCAAGGAACCGGACCTTGCTTCTCCTGTAAATAGGCGTACGATATTATTTGGCTACCAATGTTTTGGCATTACTTTCGGGGTCATTATGCTAGTTGCGAGGGGGTCAGCGAGCAGCGGTGGGGTGCTAATGCCCGGTTCGGGGCGCCGGGAAACATTTCTCGTACCGAACGTAAAACAGTAAATAGATTTTGAGCCAGAACATTTTCGAAGGCAGAAATCAGTGGCGATGAACGTTAGTGTCGTGGTCGAGAACAATTTGCCGTTTACGCCGGGAAAACTTACTGTTATTCACGATTTTTATCCTTTCGTCAGTTTATATTCGACTCGGTCTAGCGGCCGGTCTAGCGTAAGGGAAAACGTGTGCTGATTAGGCGCAGGGATGGGATACTGTATCGTTTAAATATAACTCagcaattattttttatcttctGATGTTTGAGCTGATCTGTGTCGAATTCTGGTTACTATTTCATAGAAACCCCTCGTGAGCATCGGGGAGAAGAGAGGGTTATCATCAGCTATCTAAAATTTGGCTTGCGTTCGATACTTCACACACATAAAACTGTGTAACATTTTAGTGTTAGTAGCGCAGTATCTGTAATCGGTTCCTTTTCTATCGCCACACAATGCAAAAAGTACATTTTTACTACCACCATACGAAAGACCAAACTTTTACGAATAAGAAATGAAAGAAGAGGTGCGAAATTGTTTGCCAAATAGGCCGTCTATTTTCTTGTCTTCGTTTCAAAGAGACTGATCAGcctaagagagagagagaggaacaTGTCGCTAAATCGCTTTTTTGGGCCTTATACTGGATAGCAAAATTTTAGGACCGAGTCAGAGTTACTTTTGTGCTTAAAGCTAGCGGGAAAACCATTTCAGTAAGGTTAATTGGAAAAAGGGAATAAAAGATATCATTGGCAGggcgtttttctgtttcaaagGAAATGGTTTAGGAACGGCAAATGTAATATTTATTAGATAATcaaatgtgttttcttttctttaaaCAAACCCATTCATGCTCACAGTAAAACAGTAAACAGTAAATCGAAACAATAGGCATTATGTCAGGCATATTAAGTCAATCGGCACATCACGGAAGTCGAATTCGTAACATTAGCCCAAGAAAAAGGATCGCAACCATCAACCACAGcaacaatgaaataaaatcaaattgataagaaaacagaaaaaatcataTTATCGTTTGACTTTATAATCCGAAACCTTGCAAATCAGTAATGTGCGTTCAGAGAACAACAGAAATAGATTTTAGAAATAGCAAAAACCCCAACCTAACCTCCTCTACTGATCTTGGTTTACCTTTCTTACCTAATTCGGTAATTTCTTTCGGTAACCTTTCTTGGAATTCGGTAATTTCGGTAATTTCGGTCCactttttcacaattttccgatttttctctaTCCGTTCGCCTGCAACTATGCAACCGGGCACACGACAACGGAGTTTTCGCCGGTTGCTATAATCGTGGGTTTGTGGTTTCGCTTACGTGCCGTAAGAAAAATGATAATTATGGCAAATTATGAACTTACTGCAAAATTCAGTTAATAATGATTTCGAACAACGAATCATCAATTCGAGGATCAATTGCGtcgctttccgttttccaacGGAAATCAAGGGCATCTATCATTGTAAAACTTTCTTATTTTATCATcgtttataaatttatttttgagaTGAATATAATTTTCATCCGATAaccattttgtatttttaaagctttacaattgtttgatttgcgGTCCACCTTCGCATGCCTCGGAATACCTTGCAACATGAACCCAACTGCAGCCATGCGAAACGTTCATTCAAGAATCCGACGCGGAGCGCACACCGCCGACGAAAAGCCAAAACCAGCTGATTCGTGCAGCTGTATTTTGGCCGCGAGCAGCATCTAAACATTTTAAGGATCCAGCGAAGTGGAAAACGCCAATTTGCACTTGACTTCGGGCAACACACGCACCCGGAAAACGTGGCTACGGTAGCTTCCGGATCGTTTCCTTCCGACGAATGACATCAAACCCTCCGAACGAAGATGCTCGGGCGCCTTGAAATTGTGTTGTTTGGTTGAGTAACTTCCAAAAGGACACTTTTGAATGGCGTGCGATagattattaaaataaatcgctAGCTTCCTCGTTCCGACCAGGAACCAAACGAACACCTTCTGGGCGTTCTGTCGAACGCACGTCACAATCCAATTCGAATTTCCCGCCAACAGGCATCGGTGGAGCTTTTCCGAAAAGCTTTGGCTCCTTTCAATCCTCACCaggagagaaaagagagagagagagagggagggaacgagtgagagcgagaaagcACACACGAAACACGTGACGagtgggcaaataaaaacgagaCCACACTTATCAAACGACCGATCTAATAACAGCACCACAACAAACGGtgaccggtggccgaaagcgCCTTGAAGGCTCTTCTGGGTGTTCGTGGCGGCTTCGTGGCTGGTAACACACGAGGTAACACGAACACGGCCGGTGGCCCCCGCCGGCCACGTGGAGTGGGGGATCacgctggccgccgctgcggtttttgctgctgttccgACACAGCTCTAACTATAGGCAAGCCACCGTCGTTCGACTCAGTTGCCCAACGGACGCGGACCGCGATTGACCTAAAAGCGCCGAGGCCGTGATTCACTCTGACACGCCTGCAGTTTCGGACTTGtagtgttccgtttttttcctccttcttATCCCCGTCTAAGACCGACTGTGGAACACCTGGCGGCTCTAGGTGTGTGCTGGGTGTGATTAAAGATTGATAGTCTAAAGCGCCACCCAGACAAGCATTGCGCCAACGACCCGAGCGTCGCGTAAAGTGTCGCGAGTGCGATTGAAACTCGCCTTCTGGATTAATTAGGACTCGGCGCGCCATCTCAAGGTCTCCCTGCGGCGGTGGAAACTGGGAAATGTGGTGCACGAATTATTTATCAACCAAGCGACGCAACCCACAACGTGCATCACAAGCCGATTATCGTCGTGCAGAAAAACGGTCGCGTCTGCTGGAGTGGATTGAATTAGCGCAACAGTATCCGGCGCGTCCTCCGGCGGCGTCGTAGCCAATTCGGCTGTGGGGGCTCGTCGGAGCCGTGGCTTCTTTCGAAACACGTTTCGGCATTCCATTCCAATCGGGGCCGACTTCCCACAAAGACAGAAAAGCTACATCGGCGAATAGAGTCGCAGCCAGGTGACGGGAGATTAAGGCGAATGCGTGACACGCACGCGGTGATTGCCGTGTTTCAAAAGCTGCCAATCTGTTCGCTTGATGTttgtgtaaatattgttttctggTGATTGTATTTTCAGCCCCTTCGACAGCGAAATGTGCGACTCCCGATAGGACCGCGTGTGTCGCGATGCTTATTTGCTTGTTTCTTGAATCTCCATCCTCGAGCGGGACTTCAACGGATTAAAATCAATCGGTTGTGTGTCGGTTCAATcggttgtgtgttttggttttcagTGTTGTAATCTCCTCGCGATAGTCGCGTAAGACGTGAGGAGACcaagtgaaagagagagggtgtgatAGAGGGCGGCGGTGTTGAAAGTCTAAACCGATCGTTGGCGATCGTGTGGGTccgtgagtgagtgagggaTTCCAAGCCTTCCAGTTGTCTTCGCAAGGATTGGCAAGAAGCGGTGCAGAGTGTGGTTGTGGCCGTGTCGCGCTAAACGGTGTCACGCCTCACGATGGTGCAATGGACGCTGATCTGGGCCGGCATCGGTGCCTTGATGGCCGCATCCGGAGTGCTGCTCGGTTTGGTCGTCTTTCCGCGGGCAGTGCACGAGAAAATCATCGAGGTAAGTGCGATCGCGCTCGTTTCCGGCTCGATCTGTGACTCGATCGTCGATCAACGAACGAGCTGTTGAATAACAGCATCTTCATAATGCATCTCAGGCCGGGTTTTTTGAGATCACAATAAAACCCCTTCCGTTTCCACATTCCAATCTCTGGAGGGGTTCGAGAGGTTCCAGACGCACTACCaacgatcatcatcgtttaatttattgcttttggCTGGGCGATGCGAAAAGTTTCGATTGTATAGGTTGGGCCACACCAAAAAATGAAGCGACGGGATAATTTGCATACTTCGGTGAGCTCCCAAATGGCGGGTCCGCCACCCGGTCTAAAATTGCCCATTTACGAGCGAATGCTCATCATGCGCTTTTCGGCGACCGACCATTTTGTGATGGTGAGAACtcgcacaacaacaacaaaaccgatCCCTATTGCCGCTCCGCCAGCGCACGCACAAAACATCATATTAATATGAGGCGGGCCCATTAGGCAGGGCTCCCGGGCTCTCCCGCGCAACGACAACATACCTTTAACCTCGCCCCGGGACACGTTCGAAGCTTCCtgcttttgttgtttggtcgTGATGATAAAAATTTCCCCAACCGCCTCCATTGCCCGGCAGGCGCATGCGACAGGGTGATCAGataccgcacacacacagttGTTGCTCGGTACTCCCATTCCGTGCGTTCGCCGCGCCCCGTACAAAACCGGATCCGTCCGATGACCGTGTCTGGGCACTGATCTGATCTTTACTCCCGCACATCGGGACTGCAACCACAACGAAACGGTTCATTAGCGTACGGGAGCCCTAAACGATCGCCAGCCCAGAAAACTTTTCAAGTTCCCACCAGAGTGGAGCTTACAAATCGTTGCGTTTTTCGGcccaaaatcaaacaacccACTAATGACTCGGTCACGCTCTCCTCAACGCTGGGCTTTACATAATTTCGCTGCCACTCGGAGCTGCCACTTCAGGAagaggaaaatgaaagaatCGCAGCCCACCGTCAGGGAAGCGCGTCATCTCGATCGGTCTCCCAGCCGAGGGAAGACCATCCTCGGATTGTGTTTCAACTTGGCTCACTTTCTGCCGAAAAACAACGCAACACGAGCACGGTGCTTAATATGTGGCGGGTGAACAAAAAGGGCAATCGACCATAAGGGGGGTTCCTTTCAGATTTGAAAAGGAACCCCTTGCGGGGCGCTCTAGCAATTGCGTAACGCTCAACACGTCATTCAGGTGGTCAGTATTCAATTATAACTTCGATGACGGTGCGATTAGCCCACGAAAGCTACACCGGGAGCCCGAACGCTTCGTGGAGGTATTTGTGAATTAAATTGGCAACACGACCGAGCACCGGCTGAAATGGACCGAACTTCACGGTTAGATGaatcggggaaaaaacaaGCGAACTaaatctttttttctgttctgttttttacaccgaaccgaacatcGGTACTCTTTGGTTCGGCGGTTCCTTTAGTTCCAATATGTGATCTTTCCATTCGCACTTcaagcgaaacgatcgccagtTGCTTTACTTTGTGACGAATTTCTTCGCTTGCGAAGTGACCGCAGTTCAGCGACGTGCCTTGCAAACCATAACACATCAAAGTAAATCGCCACGATGGTTGTTCTAACTCTCAGGGtcagtttgttttacttcgTTTGCTTGTTACGTAAAAGCGCTCGTTGGAGATTGTAAGATTTCATAGAACACAATATAACCGAGCGGTGAGTCACAACAGTTGCGGTTAAACTATTCCCATTCGGTTCCTCGCGCGTTGTAATTGACGTCAACGATAGAATTTTTTAGTAGCACCATTGTTTCCCCTAACCTTGGACCCTTGATCGCGCCCGATCGCCCGAAGATCGGTGCTTTTTCTGGGCGTTTCATTCCTAAGGAAACTTTCCGACACTTCCTTCTGCGACAGGAAGCGATTGAAGCTGTAGCGTGATCGCCATGCTGTGTTATATCTTTAATTGTGGCTTGTGTTGCGTGAAAACTGTTTGAGCGAAACACAATTAACACACCACTTGTCGGGCCAATTATCCCCAGCTGCTGCCCGGTGAATCGTGCTGGATGAGTAATATCATCGGATGATCCTCAGGTACGGGCATAAAGTATCAGCCAGGTTGAAACGGCTCAGTGACGTCTCACGGCTACATAAAGGACCGGCATTGTTTTGGGGGCAGCGAAATGGACGCATGGAAAAGGAAGCTTTCGCCATGAACTTCCTCGCGCCCAGGGTACTCAAATTTGTTGACACGCCGACCACAGCCACTTTCATTAGATGACAATCCTAGACATAATTGAATTGATTCAACGTCCCACCGTGGTCACGTGTAGTGACTGAAGTTCAAGA
The nucleotide sequence above comes from Anopheles bellator chromosome 1, idAnoBellAS_SP24_06.2, whole genome shotgun sequence. Encoded proteins:
- the LOC131216301 gene encoding autophagy-related protein 13 homolog, translating into MASQVSLQDRNNLEKFIRQLAMKSAQIIVQSRLGEKIATESNTATDWFNIAITDQPDVLVDTKKALQGSQHESIISRLPLCVEISLQTAEGGSMILEVWSLSIRTDQTNAPQRATNVIYNRMGLLLKSLLSVTRVTPAYRVSRLKRSDSYDIYYRIYIGDPQTHQLGDGHNQVRVGQLCTQIGTLNMAVAYRTKITFSPTQTGRDNTIMLKSDHFLKDLSPKHVRYNYNKKNDKKIIDLDKPMRCGAFVDPSRVKKYTEDDYILPETPPFSWLLPKPRDENGEDRISLHSPTNVVDAENCSGNANNLINNLQNQSNNNNNNIQQPQGKGSYEAGPCAAGPMHFRLSQSPKSNAGSGESTVGPLAPSSIGMSVPASTTTTTGTSPPLGSLGADSGLRRSSRWSIRRDPSEDERMLKELHFAFAESTAQGELAKFLRECQNAPTLQEFDMMRSSGGDTVTDATIDGSRILTEADTCCEPCERRIDDDDNDDDDDDAINDLTRQLEQFETSLPEYEYLVSSLCQTVDSNSNS